A single window of Streptomyces sp. NBC_00464 DNA harbors:
- a CDS encoding 6-phospho-beta-glucosidase has protein sequence MKLTILGGGGFRVPLVYGALLADHAEGRVSAVTLYDTDVDRLTAVARVLTEQAEGIPDAPTVVATSELDDALRGADFVFSAIRVGGLAGRAADERVALDEGVLGQETVGAGGIAYGLRTVPVAVDLARRIARLAPHAWVINFTNPAGLVTEAMSQHLGDRVIGICDSPVGLGRRIARVLGADPDRARIDYVGLNHLGWVRGLYVEGRDELPRLLADPELLGSFEEGRLFGAGWLRSLGAIPNEYLHYYYFNREAVHAYQEAEQTRGAFLREQQEGFYGRMKDPATPALATWDRTRAEREATYMSENREVAGAGERDESDLDSGGYEQVALALMRAVARNEQTSLILNVRNRTTLSVLDADAVIEAPCLVDANGARPVAVDPLPYHAVGLVTAVKAVERAVLDAAASGSRADAVRAFALHPLVDSVTVARRLVDGYIKVHPELSYLR, from the coding sequence GTGAAGCTGACAATTCTGGGCGGCGGCGGATTCCGGGTACCACTGGTGTACGGGGCGCTGCTCGCCGATCACGCCGAGGGCCGCGTCTCGGCCGTCACCCTCTACGACACGGACGTCGACCGGCTCACCGCCGTGGCCCGGGTCCTCACCGAGCAGGCCGAGGGAATCCCGGACGCGCCCACCGTCGTCGCGACCAGCGAACTGGACGACGCGCTGCGCGGCGCCGACTTCGTCTTCTCGGCGATCCGGGTGGGCGGCCTCGCGGGCCGGGCCGCGGACGAACGGGTGGCCCTCGACGAGGGCGTTCTCGGCCAGGAAACGGTCGGCGCGGGCGGCATCGCCTACGGGCTGCGCACCGTGCCGGTCGCCGTCGATCTGGCCCGGCGCATCGCCCGGCTCGCCCCGCACGCCTGGGTCATCAACTTCACCAACCCCGCGGGCCTGGTCACCGAGGCCATGTCCCAGCACCTCGGCGACCGCGTCATCGGGATCTGCGACTCACCGGTCGGCCTCGGCCGCCGCATCGCCCGCGTGCTCGGCGCCGACCCCGACCGGGCCCGGATCGACTACGTAGGGCTCAACCACCTCGGCTGGGTGCGCGGGCTGTACGTCGAGGGCCGCGACGAACTCCCGCGGCTGCTGGCCGACCCGGAACTGCTCGGCTCGTTCGAGGAAGGCCGGCTCTTCGGCGCCGGCTGGCTGCGCTCCCTGGGTGCGATCCCCAACGAATACCTCCACTACTACTACTTCAACCGTGAGGCGGTCCACGCCTACCAGGAGGCGGAGCAGACCCGGGGCGCTTTCCTCCGCGAACAGCAGGAGGGCTTCTACGGCCGGATGAAGGACCCGGCCACGCCCGCGCTGGCCACCTGGGACCGCACCCGCGCCGAGCGCGAGGCGACGTACATGTCGGAGAACCGTGAGGTCGCGGGGGCCGGTGAGCGCGACGAGAGCGATCTGGACTCCGGCGGCTACGAGCAGGTCGCCCTCGCTCTCATGCGCGCCGTCGCCCGGAACGAACAGACCTCCCTCATCCTCAACGTCCGCAACCGCACCACCCTTTCGGTGCTCGACGCGGACGCCGTCATCGAGGCGCCGTGTCTCGTCGACGCCAACGGTGCCCGCCCCGTCGCCGTCGATCCGCTTCCGTACCACGCCGTCGGGCTGGTCACGGCAGTGAAGGCAGTGGAACGCGCGGTGCTCGACGCGGCAGCGAGCGGCTCACGCGCCGACGCCGTCCGGGCCTTCGCACTGCACCCGCTGGTCGACTCGGTCACCGTCGCCCGTCGGCTGGTCGACGGCTACATCAAGGTCCACCCGGAGCTCTCGTATCTGCGCTGA
- a CDS encoding GTP-binding protein produces MDFRNSDTITGPRSEDVLPTTATAAVKVVIVGGFGVGKTTMVGSVSEIRPLTTEETMTQAGVGVDDNFGVESKTATTVAMDFGRISISQELILYLFGTPGQERFWFLWNGLFEGALGAVVLIDTRRLEVSFDVIGRLEERGVPFVVAVNTFPDAPNHPVEALRSALDLPDEVPMIDCDARLRASSRDVLMTLMRYLHSLAVPLG; encoded by the coding sequence ATGGACTTCAGAAACTCTGACACGATCACGGGCCCCCGGAGCGAGGACGTCCTCCCCACCACGGCCACCGCCGCGGTGAAGGTCGTGATCGTCGGCGGGTTCGGGGTCGGCAAGACGACCATGGTCGGCTCGGTCAGCGAGATCCGGCCGCTGACCACCGAAGAGACCATGACCCAGGCCGGCGTCGGCGTGGACGACAACTTCGGGGTGGAGAGCAAGACCGCCACCACCGTCGCCATGGACTTCGGCCGGATCAGCATCAGCCAGGAACTGATCCTCTATCTGTTCGGCACCCCGGGCCAGGAGCGCTTCTGGTTCCTGTGGAACGGACTGTTCGAGGGCGCACTCGGCGCCGTCGTGCTCATCGACACCCGCCGGCTCGAAGTCAGCTTCGACGTCATCGGGCGGCTGGAGGAGCGCGGTGTGCCGTTCGTCGTCGCCGTCAACACCTTCCCCGACGCGCCGAACCACCCCGTCGAGGCGCTGCGCAGCGCTCTGGACCTGCCGGACGAGGTCCCGATGATCGACTGCGACGCCCGGCTGCGCGCCTCCAGCCGCGATGTGCTGATGACGCTGATGCGCTATCTGCACAGCCTGGCCGTCCCGCTGGGCTGA
- a CDS encoding DUF742 domain-containing protein, producing the protein MSSSRRERRKADPALSDPERLYVITGDPDGSERAALDLVTMVVSKSQPKPTVQPEQAVILRLCQAPLSVAEISAYLSLPFSVVTSLLTELLATELIESRAPIVRATLPDRSLLEAVMHGLQKL; encoded by the coding sequence ATGAGTTCTTCCCGACGAGAACGCCGCAAGGCCGATCCGGCACTGAGCGATCCGGAACGGCTGTACGTCATCACCGGCGATCCCGACGGCAGCGAGCGGGCAGCGCTCGACCTGGTCACGATGGTGGTCTCGAAGTCGCAGCCGAAACCGACGGTCCAGCCCGAGCAGGCCGTGATCCTTCGGCTCTGCCAGGCACCGTTATCCGTCGCCGAGATCTCCGCCTACCTCAGCCTGCCCTTCAGCGTGGTGACCTCGCTCCTCACCGAACTCCTCGCCACGGAACTGATCGAGTCGCGCGCGCCCATCGTCCGCGCGACCCTCCCGGACAGGTCCCTCCTCGAAGCGGTGATGCATGGACTTCAGAAACTCTGA
- a CDS encoding cytochrome P450: MTTPFHYEPGEATGPVPPPECPAHGLGIGPGGLRRLYGPEAEQDPHGLYEKLRAEHGSVAPVLLHGDVPAWLVLGHSENLHMTRTPSQFSRDSRRWRALQDGTVAPDHPLAPIFTWQPVCVFADGATHERQRGAVTDAMSRIDTRGVRRHVNRYSSRLVNDFCREGRTDLVSQFAERLPMMVLCAIIGMPEEYNDRMVQAARDMTRGTATAVESNAYVLDTLNRLVERRRREPADDFATWLVEHPAEMNDKELAEHLRVILISAYEATTNLIANVLRMVLTDPRFRARLSGGHMTVPEAVEQTLWDEPPLTAVLGRWAVGDTELGGQRIKAGDALIVGIAPANTDPVVRPDLNAGMEGNRAHLAFSGGPHECPGQDIGRAIADVGVDALLMRLPDLELSVDESELRWVGNFMGRHLVELPAEFAPRPPQDDREPPSMGKPNPSRQDWEVQSAVRHTAPTPERVSAPSEPAHAAAGAGPKGATASVSGSVDGSVDNGAGKGSAAGMIPQQRRPAAPARLWRVVTRWWNGY, from the coding sequence GTGACAACCCCATTCCACTACGAGCCCGGCGAGGCCACGGGGCCGGTTCCGCCCCCCGAGTGCCCGGCCCACGGCCTCGGTATCGGCCCCGGCGGCCTGCGACGCCTCTACGGCCCCGAGGCCGAACAGGACCCGCACGGCCTGTACGAGAAACTGCGCGCCGAACACGGCTCGGTGGCGCCCGTCCTGCTGCACGGCGACGTACCCGCCTGGCTGGTCCTCGGGCACAGCGAGAACCTGCACATGACCCGTACGCCCTCGCAGTTCTCCCGGGACTCGCGCCGCTGGCGGGCTTTGCAGGACGGCACCGTCGCACCGGACCACCCACTGGCACCGATCTTCACCTGGCAGCCGGTCTGCGTCTTCGCCGACGGTGCCACCCATGAGCGTCAGCGCGGCGCCGTCACCGACGCCATGAGCCGGATCGACACCCGCGGCGTGCGGCGGCACGTCAACCGTTACAGCAGCCGGCTCGTCAACGACTTCTGCCGGGAGGGCCGCACCGACCTGGTGAGTCAGTTCGCCGAGCGGCTGCCCATGATGGTGCTGTGCGCGATCATCGGCATGCCCGAGGAGTACAACGACCGGATGGTGCAGGCCGCCCGTGACATGACCCGGGGCACCGCGACCGCCGTCGAGAGCAACGCCTATGTGCTGGACACGCTGAACCGTCTCGTCGAGCGGCGCCGCCGCGAACCCGCGGACGACTTCGCCACCTGGCTCGTCGAGCACCCGGCCGAGATGAACGACAAGGAGCTGGCCGAGCATCTGCGGGTCATCCTGATCTCCGCCTACGAAGCGACCACCAACCTGATCGCCAACGTGCTCCGCATGGTGCTCACCGATCCGCGCTTCCGGGCCCGGCTCAGCGGCGGCCACATGACCGTGCCCGAGGCGGTCGAGCAGACCCTGTGGGACGAACCGCCGTTGACCGCGGTCCTCGGCCGCTGGGCGGTGGGCGACACGGAGCTGGGCGGGCAGCGCATCAAGGCGGGGGACGCGCTGATCGTCGGCATCGCCCCGGCCAACACCGACCCGGTGGTAAGGCCCGACCTGAACGCCGGCATGGAGGGCAACCGCGCCCACCTCGCGTTCAGTGGCGGGCCCCACGAGTGCCCGGGCCAGGACATCGGACGCGCCATCGCGGACGTGGGCGTCGACGCCCTGCTGATGCGCCTGCCCGACCTCGAACTCTCCGTCGACGAGAGCGAACTGCGCTGGGTCGGCAACTTCATGGGCCGCCACCTGGTGGAACTCCCCGCCGAGTTCGCGCCGCGCCCCCCGCAGGACGACCGGGAACCGCCGTCCATGGGCAAGCCGAATCCGTCGCGCCAGGACTGGGAGGTGCAGTCCGCGGTACGGCACACGGCGCCGACCCCCGAACGCGTGTCCGCCCCGTCGGAACCGGCCCACGCAGCGGCCGGCGCGGGTCCGAAGGGGGCGACCGCCTCCGTTTCCGGATCCGTCGACGGATCCGTAGACAACGGGGCGGGCAAGGGCTCCGCCGCCGGGATGATCCCGCAGCAGCGCAGGCCCGCGGCGCCGGCCAGGCTGTGGCGCGTCGTGACCCGCTGGTGGAACGGCTACTGA
- a CDS encoding DUF4132 domain-containing protein, with protein MAKSSAEKERTGYQEAGAGDVREDPAALPDEDTFVLPAGWQRVLHPRRGGVVRTPARAQPKQLTAVEARTAEEKAWIQEFLDAPGSDAGLVDLTRMHLAGSRSPAGAAAVASIVGLVSPHAGSWADSWVRLGGLPFAARAVVELFLTEAHWMQRGAKRYDPWLEARTHTPQSYWTETCRPAADRVRSLLAAADEETYRATVEALSRCRTDSYRRIVTAYLAPSETDWVAGLCTDPEVTAEQDNAILSLVYCTLNSADQARAFAHKPVISHSTALIATAAEGIGPAVVPLLGPDLHHAYACADGVKQVSHALAEFPTDESFLLLLGHSDNKHVRPALMEATHRYPVRALRLLAAAVRDHGGSASSVSRQLLVGHIAAHRALVERVLPTLDSGLAEIVEPLLNPANRIADAPADALPAVLTAPPWTRERSRARPMVVTGPTAAGETVVEWLPGEREQWAASTSWYTRRHSAGDWEKDIAALRYRLDAPDLQPAWVYVHGPEELVAPLLATWDPTDLWDGSDTLKPIAARFGLTALPLLLRVVPRQPSSLAQLLLPFVDVSVARHMADWSVRLKSTAPLARSWFERHGVRAAPLLVPDAVGKAGRARRAAEQALVQIAALHGDAVVRRAAEAYGAQAADAVAGLLTADPLERALPTVMPVVPGWADPALLPQITVTSGGALPQESVRHLLTMLAMSGPGGPYPGLAEVTRTADTASLAEFAWALFEQWRLASLPAKESWALYALGRLGDDGTVRRLTPVIRSWPGEGAHHRAVEGLDVLAAIGSDVALLHLHGISQRVRFKALKVRATEKIAEVAAGLGLTGEQLSDRLVPDFGLDTNGSTVVDYGTRTFTVGFDEQLRPYVSDSDGKRRKDLPKPGARDDAELAPAERKRFMALKKDVRTVASDQVRRLEAAMVAGRSWTAQEFNELFVGHPLLWHLVRRLVWLSETDGEATAFRVAEDRTFADAEGETFALPGEATVRLPHPLHLGAELATTWSEVFADDEILQPFPQLGRAVFTPTEEETGSHRLTRFEGLKVPTGKVLGLERRGWARGVPQDAGVERWISKRLGDDCCLVIALDTGIAVGVVDMFPDQTLETVWLDTQPGDYWLRRSYPLRFAGLDTVTVSELLADLAELTEGVAS; from the coding sequence ATGGCGAAGTCGAGCGCCGAGAAGGAACGTACGGGGTACCAGGAGGCGGGGGCCGGCGATGTGCGCGAGGATCCCGCGGCGCTGCCCGACGAGGACACCTTCGTGCTGCCGGCCGGCTGGCAGCGTGTACTGCACCCCCGGCGGGGTGGGGTGGTGCGTACACCCGCCAGGGCCCAGCCGAAACAGCTGACGGCGGTCGAGGCCCGCACGGCCGAGGAGAAGGCGTGGATCCAGGAGTTCCTGGACGCGCCGGGGAGCGATGCGGGTCTGGTGGACCTGACGCGGATGCACCTGGCCGGCAGTCGTTCACCGGCCGGAGCGGCGGCCGTGGCCTCGATCGTCGGACTCGTCTCGCCGCATGCCGGTTCGTGGGCCGACAGTTGGGTGCGGCTGGGCGGACTGCCGTTCGCGGCCCGTGCCGTGGTCGAGCTGTTCCTGACCGAGGCCCACTGGATGCAGCGGGGCGCCAAGCGCTACGACCCCTGGCTGGAGGCGCGCACCCACACCCCCCAGTCCTACTGGACGGAGACCTGCCGGCCCGCTGCCGACCGGGTGCGGTCGCTGCTCGCCGCCGCGGACGAGGAGACCTACCGGGCCACGGTCGAGGCGCTCTCCCGGTGCCGTACCGACTCCTACCGGAGGATCGTCACGGCCTATCTGGCGCCGAGCGAGACCGACTGGGTCGCGGGGCTCTGCACGGATCCCGAGGTCACCGCCGAACAGGACAACGCCATCCTCTCCCTGGTGTACTGCACTCTCAACTCCGCCGACCAGGCGCGGGCCTTCGCGCACAAGCCCGTCATCAGTCACAGCACGGCCCTGATCGCGACCGCGGCCGAGGGGATCGGCCCGGCCGTCGTCCCGCTGCTCGGCCCGGACCTGCACCATGCCTACGCCTGCGCGGACGGCGTGAAGCAGGTCTCCCACGCCCTTGCGGAGTTCCCGACGGACGAGTCGTTCCTCCTCCTGCTCGGCCACTCGGACAACAAGCACGTCCGTCCCGCCCTCATGGAAGCAACGCATCGCTATCCGGTCCGGGCGCTGCGGCTGCTCGCCGCAGCGGTACGCGACCACGGCGGTTCGGCGTCAAGCGTCTCGCGACAGCTGCTGGTGGGGCACATCGCCGCCCATCGCGCTCTCGTGGAGAGGGTGCTGCCGACGCTCGACAGCGGCCTGGCGGAGATCGTCGAACCGCTCCTCAACCCGGCGAACCGGATCGCCGACGCGCCCGCCGACGCCCTTCCGGCGGTGCTGACGGCCCCGCCGTGGACCCGGGAGCGGAGCAGGGCAAGGCCCATGGTCGTGACGGGCCCGACGGCTGCCGGCGAGACCGTGGTGGAGTGGCTGCCCGGCGAGCGGGAACAGTGGGCCGCCTCCACCAGTTGGTACACCCGCCGGCACAGTGCCGGCGACTGGGAGAAGGACATCGCGGCGCTGCGCTACCGCCTCGACGCGCCGGACCTCCAGCCGGCCTGGGTCTATGTCCACGGCCCCGAAGAGCTGGTCGCACCGCTGCTCGCCACCTGGGATCCGACCGACCTGTGGGACGGCTCGGACACGCTGAAGCCGATAGCCGCCCGCTTCGGACTCACCGCCCTGCCGCTGCTGCTGCGAGTCGTGCCCCGGCAACCGAGCTCCCTCGCCCAGCTGCTGCTGCCCTTCGTCGATGTGTCGGTCGCCCGGCACATGGCCGACTGGTCGGTGCGGCTCAAGTCCACGGCGCCCCTCGCCCGTTCCTGGTTCGAGCGGCACGGTGTCCGGGCCGCCCCGTTGCTGGTGCCCGATGCCGTCGGCAAGGCCGGCAGGGCACGGCGCGCCGCCGAGCAGGCCCTCGTCCAGATCGCCGCGCTGCACGGCGACGCGGTGGTCCGCCGTGCGGCCGAGGCATACGGCGCGCAGGCGGCGGACGCGGTGGCCGGGCTGCTGACGGCCGATCCGCTGGAGCGGGCGCTGCCCACCGTCATGCCGGTGGTGCCGGGGTGGGCGGATCCGGCGCTGCTGCCGCAGATCACGGTCACGTCGGGCGGCGCCCTGCCGCAGGAATCGGTGCGCCATCTGCTGACCATGCTGGCGATGTCCGGTCCCGGCGGGCCGTATCCGGGGCTCGCGGAGGTGACGCGGACGGCGGATACCGCCTCGCTGGCCGAGTTCGCCTGGGCCCTCTTCGAGCAGTGGCGGCTCGCCTCCCTCCCCGCCAAGGAGTCATGGGCGCTGTACGCCCTGGGCCGGCTGGGCGACGACGGGACGGTGCGCCGTCTGACACCGGTGATCCGGTCCTGGCCCGGCGAGGGCGCCCACCACCGGGCGGTCGAGGGCCTCGATGTGCTGGCGGCGATCGGCAGCGATGTCGCACTCCTGCATCTGCACGGCATCTCCCAGCGGGTGAGGTTCAAGGCTCTGAAGGTCCGGGCCACGGAGAAGATCGCCGAGGTGGCGGCCGGTCTCGGGCTCACGGGAGAGCAGCTCTCCGACCGGCTGGTGCCCGACTTCGGTCTGGACACGAACGGCTCCACGGTCGTCGACTACGGCACCCGGACGTTCACGGTGGGATTCGACGAGCAGCTGCGGCCGTACGTCAGTGACAGCGACGGCAAGCGCCGCAAGGACCTGCCGAAGCCGGGCGCCCGGGACGACGCGGAGCTGGCCCCGGCCGAGCGCAAGCGGTTCATGGCCCTGAAGAAGGATGTGCGGACGGTGGCGTCCGACCAGGTGCGGCGGCTGGAGGCCGCGATGGTGGCGGGCCGGTCCTGGACGGCGCAGGAGTTCAACGAGCTGTTCGTCGGCCATCCGCTGCTGTGGCACCTGGTGCGACGCCTGGTGTGGCTGAGCGAGACGGACGGGGAGGCCACCGCGTTCCGGGTGGCGGAGGACCGTACGTTCGCCGATGCCGAGGGCGAGACCTTCGCGCTCCCCGGGGAAGCGACCGTGCGTCTGCCTCACCCCTTGCACCTGGGTGCGGAGTTGGCCACCACCTGGTCGGAGGTGTTCGCGGATGACGAGATCCTGCAGCCCTTCCCTCAGCTGGGACGTGCCGTGTTCACACCGACCGAGGAGGAGACGGGCAGCCACCGCCTGACCCGCTTCGAGGGCCTCAAGGTACCGACGGGCAAGGTCCTCGGTCTGGAGCGTCGCGGCTGGGCACGCGGGGTGCCGCAGGACGCCGGGGTGGAGCGCTGGATCTCCAAGCGGCTCGGCGACGACTGCTGTCTGGTCATCGCGCTGGACACGGGCATCGCGGTCGGCGTGGTCGACATGTTTCCCGACCAGACCCTGGAGACCGTCTGGCTCGACACGCAGCCCGGCGACTACTGGCTGCGCCGCAGCTACCCGCTGCGCTTCGCCGGGCTGGACACCGTAACCGTGTCCGAACTCCTCGCCGATCTGGCCGAACTCACCGAGGGCGTCGCGTCATGA
- a CDS encoding ATP-binding protein has translation MAPGSALIPRLVDLSPGTEALRYCFALPAHPESVAGARRLTRSRLDEWRLNGDAYDAAVLIVSELVTNAVVHTASARVVCELRRLKNRLRIAVQDQGHQPGGPRLGVGADDEHGRGLLLVDAMCSAWGSRDAGDGSGRIVWAELPHGSEHSC, from the coding sequence GTGGCACCTGGCAGTGCGCTCATCCCCCGGCTCGTGGACCTCAGCCCCGGGACGGAAGCGCTCCGATACTGCTTCGCGCTGCCCGCGCACCCCGAGTCGGTCGCCGGCGCCCGGCGGTTGACGCGGTCCCGGCTGGACGAGTGGCGGTTGAACGGCGACGCCTACGACGCGGCAGTCCTCATCGTGTCCGAACTGGTCACCAACGCGGTGGTGCACACCGCCAGCGCGCGCGTCGTGTGCGAACTGCGCCGCCTGAAGAACCGGCTTCGCATAGCCGTACAGGACCAAGGACACCAGCCCGGCGGACCCCGACTGGGCGTCGGCGCCGACGACGAGCACGGACGCGGCCTGCTGCTCGTCGACGCGATGTGCAGCGCCTGGGGGTCCCGCGACGCCGGGGACGGCTCGGGCCGCATCGTCTGGGCGGAACTGCCGCACGGCTCGGAGCACTCATGTTGA